A genomic region of Nostoc sp. UHCC 0702 contains the following coding sequences:
- a CDS encoding DUF3466 family protein, translating to MSLLKWKACVTAVAVTAISFTASKSALAVSLYSVTDLGALTGETYSYAQDINDLGEVIINTSRSSFFYSNGSLNKISPLPGDNALAVESINNLGQVVGNSVNINNFTRNNPFVYSNGVTQALPIRDAIPYDINDSGQVVGGASQIGAFLYSNGTTTSIGTPGNVAYALNNSGQIVGILDENAAFLYENGQTTRLSPFPGYNYYSSATDVNDLGQVVWYLGLGDARAFLYSPGEGSKDLGRLRSTDQITLPLAINNSGQVVGFSGTDIGFSGTDVNTQRAFLYENNTLYDLNELIAPGSNTGLGLTRAEAINNRGQIVGSGAINGELHAFLLTPVSSTSVPESNLSFPILTFSAFMSLFTSLKRKSGSSSTEYDKNMNVVTLVRQTDYL from the coding sequence GCAGTATCTCTGTACTCAGTTACTGATCTAGGCGCTCTCACAGGTGAAACCTATAGTTACGCTCAAGATATCAATGACTTAGGCGAAGTTATCATTAATACTTCACGTAGTTCTTTCTTTTACAGTAATGGTTCGCTCAACAAAATTAGTCCCCTGCCTGGTGATAATGCGCTAGCAGTAGAGAGTATTAATAATTTAGGGCAAGTAGTTGGTAATTCGGTTAATATTAACAATTTTACTCGGAATAATCCTTTCGTATATAGTAATGGCGTTACCCAAGCCCTCCCGATCAGAGATGCTATTCCTTATGACATTAATGATAGCGGTCAAGTAGTAGGAGGAGCATCACAAATAGGAGCTTTCTTGTACAGTAATGGTACAACAACCAGTATAGGAACTCCTGGCAATGTTGCTTATGCTTTAAATAACTCCGGACAAATAGTGGGCATTCTTGATGAGAACGCAGCTTTTCTGTATGAAAATGGTCAGACTACTAGATTAAGCCCCTTCCCTGGATATAATTATTACAGTTCAGCAACAGATGTTAATGACTTAGGACAAGTAGTTTGGTATTTGGGACTCGGTGATGCTCGCGCTTTTTTGTATAGCCCCGGTGAGGGAAGCAAAGACCTTGGCAGGCTGCGTTCTACAGATCAGATTACATTGCCTTTAGCAATCAATAATTCAGGACAAGTAGTGGGTTTTTCAGGCACTGACATTGGCTTTAGTGGAACAGATGTCAATACTCAGCGGGCATTTCTTTATGAAAACAACACTCTGTATGACCTGAATGAATTGATTGCCCCTGGCTCAAACACAGGCTTGGGCTTGACAAGAGCAGAAGCCATCAATAATCGTGGACAAATTGTAGGTAGTGGTGCGATTAATGGTGAATTACATGCCTTCTTGTTAACACCAGTCTCATCTACTTCTGTGCCAGAATCAAATTTAAGTTTTCCTATTTTGACATTTAGTGCTTTTATGAGTTTATTTACTAGTTTGAAGCGCAAATCCGGTTCTAGCAGTACTGAGTACGACAAAAATATGAATGTAGTAACTTTAGTTAGACAAACAGATTACTTGTAA